Proteins encoded in a region of the Streptomyces sp. NBC_01298 genome:
- a CDS encoding NADH-ubiquinone oxidoreductase-F iron-sulfur binding region domain-containing protein, giving the protein MSGSGTRPALGCVGGPRLLAGLDTSERLDRAGHLSVHGPLPRYPAEGLVELAEGMALGGRGGAGFPFARKLRAVTRSARGQDGRTAVVVNGTEGEPSCLKDAALLLYVPHLVLDGALVAAAALGAEDVVVGVTRPDVERSLTEAVAERGPSGRRVRVVRLPERFVTGEGSALVNGLDGGPAVPSGHRTRTSERGLGGLPTLLSNAETYAQLAVGARLGAPAYGTAGLPDEPGTTLLTVAGRTVVEVPLGTSLAYVLDLCATVPGQGVLVGGFHGRWLDPGAAREALISRKSLAAYDAVLGAGAVLPLPEDTCPAGEVARVARWLARESAGQCGPCVRGLPSLADAVERLVAGGGGAALDAVQARMRGVRGRGACSHPDGTSSFVASALAVFPDEFRDHALGSGCGRRVLGALPLPADESPERLVVDWTLCKGHGLCVDLLPDVVRLDEDGYPAQGVMPVPGPLRPKALRAVRRCPALALRIQE; this is encoded by the coding sequence GTGAGCGGCTCCGGGACGCGGCCCGCGCTCGGCTGCGTCGGAGGACCGCGCCTGCTCGCCGGACTCGACACCTCCGAGCGGCTCGACCGGGCCGGCCATCTGAGCGTGCACGGCCCGCTGCCCCGCTACCCCGCCGAAGGGCTCGTCGAACTCGCCGAGGGCATGGCCCTCGGCGGGCGCGGGGGAGCGGGCTTCCCCTTCGCCCGCAAGCTCCGGGCCGTCACCCGGTCCGCCCGGGGCCAGGACGGGCGCACCGCGGTGGTCGTCAACGGGACCGAGGGTGAGCCGAGTTGCCTCAAGGACGCCGCCCTGCTCCTCTACGTTCCGCACCTCGTGCTCGACGGCGCGCTGGTGGCGGCCGCCGCCCTGGGCGCCGAGGACGTGGTCGTCGGCGTCACCCGGCCCGACGTGGAGCGCTCGCTCACCGAGGCCGTCGCGGAACGGGGCCCGTCCGGGCGTCGGGTGCGCGTCGTCCGACTTCCGGAACGCTTCGTCACGGGTGAGGGCAGCGCCCTGGTGAACGGCCTGGACGGCGGGCCCGCCGTACCCTCCGGGCACCGGACGCGGACCAGCGAACGGGGCCTCGGCGGCCTGCCCACCCTGCTGTCCAACGCGGAGACGTACGCCCAACTCGCCGTCGGAGCCCGCCTCGGCGCGCCCGCGTACGGCACCGCAGGATTGCCCGACGAGCCCGGCACCACCCTGCTGACCGTCGCCGGGAGGACCGTCGTCGAGGTACCGCTGGGCACCTCCCTGGCGTACGTACTGGACCTCTGCGCCACAGTGCCCGGACAGGGCGTGCTGGTCGGCGGCTTCCACGGCCGCTGGCTGGACCCGGGGGCGGCGCGCGAGGCGCTGATCTCGCGTAAGTCGCTGGCGGCGTACGACGCCGTGCTGGGCGCGGGGGCGGTGCTGCCGCTGCCCGAGGACACCTGTCCGGCGGGCGAGGTGGCCCGGGTCGCGCGCTGGCTGGCGCGGGAGTCGGCGGGCCAGTGCGGCCCGTGCGTACGGGGTCTGCCCTCGCTCGCCGACGCCGTGGAACGGCTCGTGGCCGGCGGAGGCGGGGCGGCCCTCGACGCGGTACAGGCCCGGATGCGCGGGGTGCGCGGCCGGGGAGCCTGCTCCCATCCGGACGGCACCTCCTCGTTCGTGGCCTCCGCGCTCGCCGTCTTCCCCGACGAGTTCCGCGACCACGCGCTCGGCAGCGGTTGCGGACGCCGCGTCCTCGGCGCCCTGCCGCTGCCCGCGGACGAGAGCCCCGAACGGCTCGTCGTGGACTGGACGTTGTGCAAGGGCCACGGCCTGTGCGTGGATCTCCTGCCCGACGTGGTGCGGCTCGACGAGGACGGCTATCCGGCACAAGGAGTGATGCCGGTCCCCGGTCCGCTGCGGCCGAAGGCACTGCGCGCGGTGCGCCGTTGCCCGGCACTCGCGCTCCGCATCCAGGAATGA
- a CDS encoding DUF4142 domain-containing protein — protein MSVASRHVMGTGIVIGALALTLIALLIPVRSFGAASAAAAPGPSPAPSGPPAAAPGSASASASADDDGAGVMNTAFGPLTPQDREFVRKVRLAGLWELPAGRQAQERGTRRSVRTAGEHLVEGHTELDRRVVEVGEALGVELPDRPSGQQQAWLDQLDRAQGATYERLFVQLLRRAHGKVFTLVAQVRAQTRNSVVRELATDANTTVLDHIAVLEASGLVDFEGLADSPPAAVPPADPSPTDTRPRK, from the coding sequence ATGTCGGTCGCTTCGCGGCACGTGATGGGCACGGGCATCGTCATCGGCGCCCTCGCCCTCACGCTGATCGCGCTGCTGATCCCGGTACGGAGCTTCGGCGCTGCGAGCGCCGCTGCCGCCCCGGGTCCGTCGCCCGCCCCCAGCGGCCCGCCCGCCGCGGCCCCCGGCTCCGCCTCCGCCTCCGCTTCCGCGGACGACGACGGCGCCGGGGTGATGAACACGGCCTTCGGGCCGCTGACCCCACAGGACCGCGAGTTCGTGCGCAAGGTCCGACTCGCCGGCCTGTGGGAACTCCCCGCGGGCCGGCAGGCCCAGGAGCGGGGGACCCGCCGGTCGGTGCGGACGGCCGGCGAGCACCTCGTGGAAGGACACACCGAACTGGACCGGCGGGTCGTCGAAGTCGGCGAGGCGCTCGGCGTGGAACTGCCGGACCGGCCGTCCGGCCAGCAGCAGGCCTGGCTCGACCAGCTCGACCGGGCCCAAGGAGCCACGTACGAGCGGCTGTTCGTGCAGTTGCTGCGGCGAGCCCACGGCAAGGTGTTCACGCTCGTCGCCCAAGTGCGGGCGCAGACGCGCAACTCCGTGGTCCGGGAGCTCGCCACGGACGCCAACACCACGGTCCTGGACCACATCGCGGTCCTCGAAGCGAGCGGCCTGGTCGATTTCGAAGGCCTCGCGGACAGCCCGCCCGCCGCCGTCCCTCCCGCGGACCCCTCTCCCACCGATACCCGACCGAGGAAGTGA
- a CDS encoding aldehyde dehydrogenase family protein codes for MAQPTPLALKPGTAWADAWRRALAAAPEAFREDRVLNLWAGDWQSDGHALPATSPVDGGPIAGPPRLDAGTAAKAVRASLDQHRAWRQVPPVERRARVTAALDALTEHRDLLALLLVWEIGKPWRLACADVDRAIEGVRWYVDHIDAMLEGRRPLDGPVSNIASWNYPLSVLVHAMLVQALAGNAVIAKTPTDGGLACLTLACALIHRENVPVTLVSGSGGELSEALVRSPEIGCVSFVGGRDTGARIATSLTDLGKRHILEQEGLNTWGVWEHTDWTALGAAIPKLFDYGKQRCTAYPRFVVQRTAFAAFLAAYLPAVSAVRTGHPLAVAHPGDPLPELDFGPLINAAKAAELTAHAAEAVDRGAVPLFRGTLDPARFLPGQDTSAYVAPLALLSPPASSPLYHAEPFGPVDTIVLVDTEAELLAAMNASNGALVATLSTDDPATFDRLAPQIRAFKTGHGRPRSRGDREELFGGFGASWRGAFVGGELLVRAVTLGPAGERLPGNFPEYQLMP; via the coding sequence ATGGCACAGCCCACCCCCCTCGCCCTGAAGCCCGGCACGGCCTGGGCCGATGCCTGGCGCCGCGCGCTCGCCGCCGCCCCGGAGGCCTTCCGGGAGGACCGCGTCCTGAACCTCTGGGCCGGCGACTGGCAGAGCGACGGCCATGCCCTGCCCGCCACCAGCCCCGTGGACGGCGGTCCGATCGCGGGCCCGCCCCGGCTCGACGCGGGCACCGCGGCCAAGGCGGTACGGGCCTCCCTCGACCAGCACCGCGCCTGGCGGCAGGTTCCGCCCGTGGAGCGACGGGCCCGGGTCACCGCCGCCCTCGACGCCCTCACCGAACACCGCGATCTGCTCGCCCTGCTCCTGGTGTGGGAGATCGGCAAGCCCTGGCGCCTCGCGTGCGCCGACGTGGACCGGGCCATCGAGGGCGTGCGCTGGTACGTGGACCACATCGACGCCATGCTGGAGGGCCGGAGGCCGCTCGACGGTCCGGTGTCCAACATCGCCAGCTGGAACTACCCCCTGTCCGTCCTGGTCCACGCGATGCTGGTGCAAGCCCTCGCGGGCAACGCCGTCATCGCCAAGACCCCCACCGACGGGGGCCTGGCCTGCCTCACCCTCGCCTGTGCGCTCATCCACCGCGAGAACGTCCCGGTGACCCTGGTCAGCGGCAGCGGCGGCGAACTCTCCGAGGCGCTCGTCCGCTCCCCGGAGATCGGCTGCGTCTCCTTCGTCGGCGGCCGCGACACCGGGGCCCGCATCGCCACCTCCCTCACCGACCTGGGCAAGCGCCACATCCTCGAACAGGAGGGGCTCAACACCTGGGGCGTCTGGGAGCACACCGACTGGACCGCCCTGGGCGCCGCCATCCCCAAGCTCTTCGACTACGGCAAGCAGCGCTGCACCGCGTACCCCCGGTTCGTCGTCCAGCGCACCGCCTTCGCCGCCTTCCTCGCCGCCTACCTCCCCGCCGTCTCCGCCGTCCGCACCGGACACCCCCTCGCGGTCGCGCACCCCGGGGACCCGCTGCCCGAGCTCGACTTCGGCCCCCTCATCAACGCCGCCAAGGCCGCGGAGCTCACCGCCCACGCCGCGGAGGCCGTGGACCGCGGCGCCGTCCCCCTCTTCCGCGGCACGCTGGACCCGGCCCGCTTCCTGCCCGGCCAGGACACCTCCGCCTACGTGGCCCCGCTGGCCCTTCTCAGCCCGCCGGCCTCCTCGCCCCTCTACCACGCGGAGCCCTTCGGGCCGGTCGACACGATCGTGCTCGTCGACACCGAGGCCGAGCTGCTGGCCGCCATGAACGCCTCCAACGGAGCCCTGGTCGCCACCCTCTCCACCGACGACCCCGCCACCTTCGACCGCCTCGCACCCCAGATCCGCGCCTTCAAGACCGGCCACGGCAGGCCCCGCTCGCGCGGGGACCGGGAGGAGCTCTTCGGCGGGTTCGGCGCCTCCTGGCGGGGCGCCTTCGTCGGCGGCGAGCTCCTGGTCCGCGCGGTCACCCTCGGACCGGCCGGCGAACGGCTCCCGGGCAACTTCCCGGAGTACCAGCTCATGCCCTGA
- a CDS encoding DUF1996 domain-containing protein — protein MRDNDSTEGPARRDGAGGHKRRTRPLYKALAAASALVLGGGGVVIASQAASAGQDSPRRAPVTATIDCPDVGERLREVPDQARGEVDRELAGLDTQIADAYQRLATGRAPADALLGELKEDRDASIGRVSEAIGRTAARPDGLAELSACAMREAPAAEEETARGGAGDAALKGGPARADFVPIGAVKPNVRRPAPKAGASKGSLSVQCGRNEERHLNSDNVIVAPGVSNGAHHMHDYVGNRTTDAFSTNNSLAASGTTCTNGDLSTYYWPVLRLRDGKAEQDAGAPGGGQDANVGTILRPKQVTIEFKGSPVSRVTAMPRFLRIITGDAKAFTNGPANANASWSCTGFENRQLKDKYPICPKGTDVVRTFAFQSCWDGKNTDSANHRTHVAFAGRDGSCPAGFKAVPQLVQRIVYATPPGARFAVDSFPEQLHKPVTDHGDFINVMPDELMARAVRCVNGGRACR, from the coding sequence ATGCGCGACAACGACTCCACGGAAGGCCCGGCACGCCGGGACGGGGCAGGAGGACACAAACGCAGGACGCGTCCCCTGTACAAGGCGCTCGCCGCCGCCTCCGCGCTGGTCCTGGGCGGCGGCGGGGTCGTGATCGCGAGCCAGGCCGCCTCCGCGGGCCAGGACTCGCCGCGCCGGGCGCCGGTGACGGCCACCATCGACTGCCCCGACGTGGGCGAGCGGCTGCGCGAGGTCCCCGACCAGGCGCGCGGAGAAGTGGACCGGGAACTCGCCGGGCTCGACACCCAGATCGCCGATGCCTACCAGCGGCTCGCCACCGGCAGGGCTCCGGCGGACGCGCTGCTCGGGGAATTGAAGGAGGACCGCGACGCCTCGATCGGCCGGGTCTCCGAGGCGATCGGGCGCACCGCCGCCCGCCCCGACGGGCTGGCGGAGCTGAGCGCCTGCGCGATGCGGGAGGCGCCGGCCGCCGAGGAGGAAACCGCCCGGGGCGGCGCGGGCGACGCCGCCCTCAAGGGGGGCCCGGCCCGCGCCGACTTCGTCCCCATCGGCGCGGTCAAGCCGAACGTGCGGCGCCCGGCCCCCAAGGCCGGTGCCTCCAAAGGCTCCCTCTCGGTGCAGTGCGGCCGCAACGAAGAGCGCCACCTCAACTCCGACAACGTGATCGTCGCCCCGGGCGTGAGCAACGGCGCCCACCACATGCACGATTACGTCGGCAACAGGACCACGGACGCCTTCTCCACCAACAACAGCCTCGCCGCTTCCGGGACCACCTGCACGAACGGCGACCTGTCCACCTACTACTGGCCGGTGCTGAGGCTGCGCGACGGCAAGGCCGAGCAGGACGCGGGAGCCCCCGGCGGCGGCCAGGACGCCAACGTGGGCACGATCCTGCGACCGAAACAGGTGACCATCGAGTTCAAGGGGAGCCCCGTCTCCCGCGTCACCGCCATGCCCCGCTTCCTGCGGATCATCACGGGCGACGCGAAGGCCTTCACCAACGGCCCGGCCAACGCCAACGCCTCGTGGAGCTGTACCGGATTCGAGAACCGGCAGCTCAAGGACAAGTACCCGATCTGCCCCAAGGGCACGGACGTGGTGCGGACGTTCGCCTTCCAGAGCTGCTGGGACGGGAAGAACACCGACAGCGCCAACCACCGCACGCACGTGGCCTTCGCCGGCCGTGACGGCTCCTGCCCGGCGGGCTTCAAGGCCGTACCGCAGCTGGTGCAGCGGATCGTCTACGCGACGCCCCCCGGAGCCCGCTTCGCGGTGGACAGCTTCCCCGAGCAGCTCCACAAGCCGGTGACCGACCACGGGGACTTCATCAACGTCATGCCGGACGAACTGATGGCCCGGGCGGTGCGGTGCGTCAACGGCGGACGCGCCTGCCGCTGA
- a CDS encoding SCO0930 family lipoprotein, whose product MGNRNRATTAAAGSVLTVLLLASGCGSGDDGPRTVTVQAAGAERAVGHDAAPGAAPGAGYGEEAGGEYDAGSEADADGSADTDADPAPAGTLAVREISEVGSVATDAAGVTLYRFDKDTAQPPRSNCEGACADLWPAVPADGAQAPAGANAGLLGSVERPDGTRQLTLGGWPVYRYAKDTLPGEAKGEGVGGTWHALAADGKKAVDAGKGGAGKGGAGEDGAGKDSAPLSAVDDAKLGKLMVDGQGRTLYRFGKDSAWPMKFGCLDACLNTWKPAAPVEAEKAVGIPAKLVGSVERPDGTRQLTIDCWPVYLFTGDTAPGQTNGHGLQGLWFAVNDAGKKIPAKG is encoded by the coding sequence ATGGGCAACAGGAACCGGGCGACCACGGCCGCCGCGGGATCGGTGCTGACGGTACTTCTGCTCGCGTCGGGATGCGGTAGCGGTGACGACGGCCCCCGTACGGTGACGGTCCAGGCGGCGGGAGCGGAACGGGCGGTGGGCCACGACGCCGCGCCCGGGGCCGCACCCGGAGCCGGGTACGGCGAGGAAGCGGGCGGGGAGTACGACGCGGGGTCGGAGGCGGACGCGGACGGGAGCGCCGACACGGACGCGGACCCGGCTCCGGCCGGCACGCTGGCGGTCCGGGAGATCTCCGAGGTCGGCAGCGTGGCCACGGACGCGGCCGGAGTCACCCTCTACCGGTTCGACAAGGACACCGCCCAGCCGCCCCGCTCGAACTGCGAGGGGGCCTGCGCCGACCTCTGGCCCGCGGTACCGGCGGACGGGGCCCAGGCCCCGGCCGGCGCGAACGCGGGGCTGCTCGGCTCGGTCGAGCGGCCCGACGGCACCCGTCAGCTGACCCTCGGGGGGTGGCCCGTGTACCGCTACGCGAAGGACACCCTGCCGGGCGAGGCGAAGGGCGAGGGGGTCGGCGGCACCTGGCACGCGCTGGCGGCGGACGGCAAGAAGGCGGTGGACGCAGGAAAGGGCGGCGCCGGAAAGGGCGGTGCCGGAGAGGATGGTGCCGGAAAGGATTCTGCGCCGCTCTCGGCCGTGGACGACGCGAAACTCGGAAAGCTCATGGTGGACGGACAGGGGCGCACCCTCTACCGGTTCGGAAAGGACAGCGCCTGGCCGATGAAATTCGGCTGCCTCGACGCCTGCTTGAACACGTGGAAGCCGGCCGCACCCGTGGAAGCGGAAAAGGCCGTCGGAATTCCCGCGAAGCTGGTCGGCTCCGTCGAACGCCCCGACGGAACGCGCCAATTGACGATCGACTGCTGGCCGGTCTATCTCTTCACCGGCGACACCGCACCGGGCCAGACCAACGGGCACGGCCTGCAGGGCCTCTGGTTCGCGGTGAACGACGCGGGCAAGAAGATCCCGGCGAAGGGCTGA
- a CDS encoding PucR family transcriptional regulator, which produces MCELLNRIWSRPRGEWTRVLRKELPTVASGLVEELRETVPGFSALVEDIGDEVVRRRMEGALLTVLGYREGAAGAGCPGIDGAAETGAAGGAGTSHELEPSDHHGQARSGSGTGPGPATPTAADFEAEHARPHPHAHAHPHPHAAFRGGESPPLQAVPLQRVGSVREHARREIFALLTGDAPHREPALAELAGPAGWPLPVAVRAVALASPGETQQLAALLDDCLGGMVAGQPCLLVPTADPEARTALDGALRGRLAVVGHPVAPGDTASSLRWAVRLLALVPAQARSGPDARTVFVDDHLSTLLLLQDEPLAHALAARWLRPLADLTPRQSERLEVTLLAWLEGGGAPEAAKALSVHPQTVRYRMRQLEKLFGPGLRDPRTRFELELALRSRRLMAQVRLRPVRGGRRARLTAADFRPTPGDDRIARVNGL; this is translated from the coding sequence ATGTGCGAACTTCTGAACCGCATCTGGTCCCGCCCCCGCGGCGAGTGGACCCGGGTCCTGCGCAAAGAACTGCCCACGGTGGCTTCGGGGTTGGTGGAGGAACTACGGGAGACCGTCCCCGGATTCTCGGCGCTCGTCGAGGACATCGGCGACGAGGTGGTCAGACGGAGGATGGAAGGGGCCCTGCTCACCGTCCTCGGTTACCGCGAGGGCGCCGCCGGCGCCGGCTGCCCGGGTATCGACGGGGCCGCCGAGACGGGGGCAGCCGGCGGAGCCGGCACGAGCCACGAACTGGAGCCTTCGGACCACCACGGGCAGGCCCGGTCCGGGTCCGGCACCGGCCCCGGACCCGCCACCCCGACCGCCGCCGACTTCGAGGCCGAGCACGCCCGGCCCCACCCCCACGCCCACGCTCACCCGCACCCGCACGCCGCTTTCCGGGGCGGGGAGTCGCCACCGCTCCAAGCCGTGCCCTTACAGCGGGTCGGCTCGGTCCGCGAGCACGCCCGGCGCGAGATCTTCGCCCTGCTCACGGGTGACGCCCCGCACCGCGAACCGGCCCTCGCCGAGTTGGCCGGTCCGGCCGGCTGGCCCCTCCCCGTCGCCGTACGGGCCGTCGCCCTGGCCTCGCCCGGCGAGACCCAGCAGCTCGCGGCCCTCCTCGACGACTGCCTCGGCGGAATGGTCGCGGGCCAGCCCTGCCTGCTCGTTCCCACCGCCGACCCGGAGGCCCGTACCGCCCTGGACGGCGCGCTGCGCGGCCGGCTCGCGGTGGTCGGCCACCCGGTGGCCCCCGGCGACACCGCTTCCTCCCTGCGCTGGGCGGTGCGCCTGCTCGCGCTGGTTCCGGCCCAGGCCCGGTCCGGCCCGGACGCCCGGACGGTCTTCGTGGACGACCACCTCTCGACCCTGCTGCTGCTCCAGGACGAGCCGCTGGCCCACGCGCTCGCCGCACGCTGGCTGCGGCCGCTGGCGGACCTCACCCCGCGCCAGAGCGAACGGCTCGAAGTGACCCTGCTCGCCTGGCTGGAAGGCGGTGGGGCACCCGAGGCGGCCAAGGCGCTGAGCGTGCACCCGCAGACGGTCCGTTACCGGATGCGCCAGCTGGAGAAGCTCTTCGGACCCGGCCTGCGGGACCCGCGCACCCGCTTCGAACTGGAACTGGCGCTGCGCAGCCGCCGATTGATGGCCCAGGTGCGACTGCGGCCGGTCCGGGGCGGCCGCCGGGCACGGCTGACGGCAGCCGATTTCCGCCCCACTCCGGGCGACGACCGCATCGCCCGGGTGAACGGCCTGTAG
- a CDS encoding alpha/beta hydrolase: MRKKRLASLLAAAGLLASTVPLLAAAQASATDTTTAVNTAAVQADSAYLRQKPAWHRCSAEQPASYECATIKVPLDYRRPAGRTLDLAISRVRSTNPAKRHGVLLMNPGGPGGPGLDLPLALGEVVPAEVGERYDLIGFDPRGVGASSPISCGLADAELGIDRPYRPGSFPSDVTWARTIAEKCRQKAGSVLPYITTRNTARDMDIIRAVLGERKLSYLGYSYGTYLGAVYAQMFPGRTDRFVLDSGVDPELVWRGMFRTWATEAEPAFARWTRWAAERSGEYHLGESPAAVSKTFWDLVARADRDPIVFQGEKISGDDIRRARALFFYPAQATPLVVALKDAADGKPAVTPGASGPDFSMKRALAGRSGAAAEPASDNDVAVFWSVVCGDTDSWPRDPERYRRDAVRDKAAYPLYGDFASNIKPCAFWPRPLEAQTPMRTPARVLTVQNEWDSQTPLASGLGLHRALKGSRMVLALGGEGHGVYLADPSSCAAAPVTAYLATGRLPAEDISCRTSSPGAERKGASPSPVRPLPIPSGPGRF; this comes from the coding sequence GTGCGCAAGAAACGACTGGCGTCCCTCCTGGCCGCCGCAGGCCTCCTCGCGAGCACCGTGCCACTGCTCGCCGCCGCCCAGGCCTCCGCCACCGACACCACCACCGCCGTCAACACCGCCGCCGTCCAGGCGGACTCCGCGTACCTGCGGCAGAAGCCCGCCTGGCACCGGTGCAGCGCCGAGCAGCCGGCCTCGTACGAGTGCGCCACCATCAAGGTGCCGCTCGACTACCGGCGGCCCGCGGGACGCACCCTCGACCTGGCGATATCCCGGGTGCGGAGCACGAACCCGGCCAAACGCCACGGGGTCCTCCTGATGAATCCGGGCGGACCGGGCGGGCCCGGGCTCGATCTGCCGCTGGCCCTCGGCGAGGTGGTCCCCGCGGAGGTGGGCGAGCGGTACGACCTGATCGGCTTCGATCCGCGCGGGGTCGGCGCCAGCAGTCCCATCAGCTGCGGGCTGGCCGACGCCGAGCTGGGCATCGACCGGCCGTACCGGCCCGGTTCCTTCCCCTCCGACGTGACCTGGGCGCGCACCATCGCCGAGAAGTGCCGGCAGAAGGCCGGCTCGGTGCTCCCGTACATCACGACCCGCAACACCGCCCGCGACATGGACATCATCCGGGCCGTCCTGGGCGAGCGGAAGCTCTCCTACCTGGGCTACTCCTACGGGACGTACCTCGGCGCGGTGTACGCGCAGATGTTCCCCGGCCGGACCGACCGCTTCGTGCTCGACAGCGGCGTCGACCCGGAGCTGGTCTGGCGGGGCATGTTCCGGACCTGGGCCACGGAGGCCGAGCCGGCCTTCGCCCGGTGGACGCGGTGGGCGGCGGAACGCTCGGGCGAGTACCACCTCGGCGAGAGCCCGGCCGCCGTGTCGAAGACCTTCTGGGACCTGGTGGCGCGCGCCGACCGGGATCCGATCGTCTTCCAGGGGGAGAAGATCAGCGGTGACGACATCCGGCGAGCCCGCGCGCTGTTCTTCTATCCGGCGCAGGCCACCCCGCTGGTGGTGGCCCTGAAGGACGCCGCCGACGGAAAGCCCGCCGTCACTCCCGGCGCCTCCGGGCCGGACTTCTCCATGAAGCGGGCGCTCGCCGGCCGGTCCGGGGCCGCGGCGGAACCCGCCTCCGACAACGACGTCGCCGTCTTCTGGAGCGTGGTCTGCGGGGACACGGACAGCTGGCCGCGCGATCCCGAGCGCTACCGGCGCGACGCGGTCCGGGACAAGGCCGCGTACCCCCTGTACGGGGACTTCGCCTCGAACATCAAGCCCTGCGCCTTCTGGCCGCGGCCCCTCGAGGCGCAGACCCCGATGAGGACGCCGGCCCGGGTGCTGACCGTGCAGAACGAGTGGGACTCGCAGACCCCGCTGGCCAGCGGCCTGGGCCTGCACCGGGCGCTGAAGGGCTCGCGGATGGTACTGGCCCTGGGTGGTGAGGGCCACGGCGTGTACCTGGCCGATCCCTCCTCCTGCGCCGCCGCGCCGGTCACCGCGTACCTGGCCACGGGGCGGCTGCCGGCCGAGGACATCAGCTGCCGTACGTCGTCACCGGGCGCGGAGCGGAAGGGGGCGTCGCCGTCTCCGGTGAGGCCGCTGCCGATTCCGTCCGGACCCGGGCGCTTCTGA
- a CDS encoding radical SAM protein, with translation MESPSRTALIEDLMGRFPHVPREAVIKEDLLRGGMAFDESALSGGADGTSGDVKPKSYFIFSFDHRTLPELGAAALNRPPEEIVLTGGPYELRRTVVSVRVNPDSPYVVRGGEDGTLGLYLDGVRISDVGLPPMPEYYRHKLSNGKSVMEVAPTIQWGYLIYLTVFRVCQYFGAKEECQFCDINHNWRQHKAAGRPYTGVKPVEEVLEALEIIDRYDTAGISRAYTLTGGSITSQVGGRDEADFYGQYAQAIEERFPGRWTGKVVAQALPRDAVQRFHDHGVKIYHPNFEVWDEYLFKLHCPGKERYVGRDEWHRRILDSTEVFGPRNVIPNFVAGIEMAEPFGFTKVSEAIASTQEGLRFFMSHGVVPRFTTWCPEPTTPLGKANPLGAPLEYHVRLLETYRATLEEFGLSSPPGYGPAGPGRAVFSVSSFMDSLEGLEQKEETTT, from the coding sequence ATGGAGAGTCCCAGCCGTACCGCGCTGATCGAGGACCTGATGGGGCGCTTCCCGCACGTGCCCCGGGAAGCCGTGATCAAGGAAGACCTCCTGCGGGGCGGCATGGCCTTCGACGAGTCCGCGCTCAGCGGGGGCGCCGACGGGACTTCGGGCGACGTCAAGCCGAAGTCCTACTTCATCTTCTCCTTCGACCACCGCACCCTCCCCGAGCTCGGCGCCGCCGCGCTGAACCGGCCCCCGGAGGAGATCGTGCTGACGGGCGGCCCGTACGAGCTGCGCCGCACCGTGGTCTCCGTACGGGTCAACCCGGACTCCCCGTACGTGGTGCGCGGCGGGGAGGACGGCACGCTCGGCCTGTACCTGGACGGCGTACGGATCTCGGACGTGGGCCTGCCGCCGATGCCGGAGTACTACCGGCACAAGCTGTCGAACGGCAAGTCCGTGATGGAGGTCGCACCGACCATCCAGTGGGGCTACCTCATCTACCTGACGGTCTTCCGGGTGTGCCAGTACTTCGGCGCCAAGGAGGAGTGCCAGTTCTGCGACATCAACCACAACTGGCGCCAGCACAAGGCGGCCGGCCGCCCCTACACGGGTGTGAAGCCGGTCGAGGAGGTGCTGGAGGCGCTGGAGATCATCGACCGGTACGACACGGCGGGCATCTCCCGGGCCTACACCCTCACGGGCGGGTCGATCACCTCCCAGGTCGGCGGCCGCGACGAGGCCGACTTCTACGGCCAGTACGCCCAGGCCATCGAGGAGCGCTTCCCCGGCCGCTGGACCGGCAAGGTCGTCGCGCAGGCCCTGCCCCGCGACGCCGTGCAGCGCTTCCACGACCACGGCGTGAAGATCTACCACCCCAACTTCGAGGTGTGGGACGAGTACCTGTTCAAGCTCCACTGCCCCGGCAAGGAGCGCTACGTCGGCCGCGACGAATGGCACCGCAGGATCCTGGACTCCACCGAGGTGTTCGGCCCGCGCAACGTGATCCCGAACTTCGTGGCGGGCATCGAGATGGCCGAGCCCTTCGGGTTCACCAAGGTCAGCGAGGCGATCGCGTCGACCCAGGAGGGCCTGCGGTTCTTCATGTCGCACGGAGTCGTCCCGCGCTTCACCACCTGGTGCCCGGAGCCGACGACCCCGCTGGGCAAGGCCAACCCGCTGGGCGCGCCCCTGGAGTACCACGTCCGCCTGCTGGAGACCTACCGCGCGACGCTGGAGGAGTTCGGCCTGAGCTCCCCGCCCGGTTACGGCCCGGCCGGCCCCGGGCGCGCGGTGTTCTCCGTCTCCTCCTTCATGGACAGCCTGGAGGGGCTGGAGCAGAAGGAGGAGACCACCACCTGA